The DNA region AGCGTTAGAATTACATGAACCATTAACTTTAATTACTATGTCTGTTTTTGCTAGATATATATCTTCTTTAAAATCACAAAGAATATTAGCTTCTAATATATTATTAGGTCCAAAAAATAATTATATTTTACATAATCAGGCAGATTTTATAGAAAAAATTAGACAATCATTATATTTAGGAAAAATTATTTCGTATTCACAAGGATTTTTACAATTAAATAATGCTTCTAAAAAATATCATTGGAATTTAAAGTATAGTAATATTGCTAAAATTTTTCGTTCAGGTTGTATTATTCAAGCAAGTTTTTTAAAAAAAATTGTTGAGGTATATCAGTATGATAATACAATAATCAATTTATTGTTATCACCTTATTTTCAGGAAATTGCTAATAAATATCAGAATACTCTACGTCAAGTAGTATCTTGTGCTATAAAATATGGCATTTCTGTTCCTGTTTTTTCTGCTGCTATTTCATATTATGATAGTTATCGCACATCATGTTCTTCTGCTAATTTAATTCAAGCACAAAGAGATTATTTTGGTGCGCATACTTATAAAAGACATGATCAGGAAGGTGTATTTCATACTAATTGGGCATCTTAAAAATATATATTTTATTATATTTTAAAATATATAACGTATTTATATGATAATTTTATAAAAATATTTATAAAAAACAAATATGTAATGTATTATCAATGGAATATTTAAAATTACTTAAAAATTATTATTTTATGAAAAAAAAAATTTTAGTCACTTGTGCATTGCCATATGCTAATGGATCAATGCATATTGGACATATGTTAGAACATATTCAAGCAGATATATGGGTACGATATCAAAAAATGATAGGTAATGAAGTATGGTTTATTTGTGCTGATGATGCTCATGGTACAGCAATTATGATGAAATCAAGAGAAATGTCTATTTCTCCAGAGAAATTAATTTATTCTATTTTTAAAGAACATAAATTTGATTTAAAATCTTTTAATATTTTATATGATCATTATTCTTCAACTCATAATTACGAAAATAAATATTTTGTAAAAAAAATATATTACACTTTAAAAGTTAATCAATTAATTAAAGAAAAAATAATATTTCAATTATATGATACAAAAGAAAAAATATTTTTACCAGATAGATTTGTTACAGGATCATGTCCTATATGTTATTCTAGTGATCAATATGGAGATAATTGTGAAACATGTGGTGCTATTTATAAAGCAATAGAATTAATTAATCCAATATCTAATATTTCTTACACTCAACCTATTGTTTGTAGTTCATTACATTTATTTTTTGATTTAAATATGTTCAAAAAAAAATTAAACACGTGGATAAATTCTGGAGTTTTACAAAAACCAGTGTTTAATAAAACACAAGAATGGTTTAATATAGGTTTGAAAAAATGGAATATTTCTAGAGATACTCCGTATTTTGGTTTTAAAATTCCTGATATGCCAGAAAAATATTTTTATGTATGGTTGGATGCTCCAGTTTGTTATATTAGTACATTTAAAGAATTATGCAATAAAAATAAATATTTAAATTTTTATGAATTTTGGAATATAGATTCTCAAGTAAAATTATATCATTTTATTGGGAAAGATATTATTTATTTTCATACTCTTTTTTGGCCCGCGATTCTAGAAAGTATTAATTTTAGAAAACCGACTCGAATATTTGTTCATGGACATGTTACTTTAAATGGGAAAAAGTTATCTAAATCTCGAGGTTCTTTAATTTCTGTGAAGAAATGGATAAAATATTTAGATTCTGATAGTTTGCGATATTATTATGCATCTAAATTATCTTCAAAAATTGAAGATATTGAAATTAATTTAGAAGAATTTACAAATAGAATTAATTCGGATATTGTAAATAAAATAGTTAATTTAGCTTCTCGTAGTGCTAGTTTTTTAAATAATTATTTTAGTAATATATTATCATTTGAATTAGATAATAAAAAATTATATCATACTTTTATTCATGCTACTCAATTAATTAGTTATTTCTTTAGAAAAAGAGAATTTCATTTGGCTATTCGAAAAATTATAGAATTATCAAATATAGCTAATCAGTATATTAATGATCAAAAACCATGGACAATCTCAATTACAAAAAACTATATTAAACTACATAACATTTGTTCTATGGGTATAAATTTATTTCGTATTATTATGATTTGTATGAAACCTATTGTACCAGATTTAGCTAAAAGAACAGAATTATTTTTAATGACTAGATTATCTTGGAATAATATTAATAAGCCATTATTAAATCATAATATTAATTTATTTTATCCATTATATAAACGAATTGATTTAAATTTTATAAAAAAAAATTTTTAATTTAGTTATAATTTTTAAAATTATTAACCCATGATATATTCCAATAATTAGTATTATTATTTTTAGGATTATAAATTAATATAATTCCAATAATGTAAATTAATTTATTATTATAAAATAGACATGGTATACGATTTCGATTCCATGGAGGTACTTTAAAATGTTGCCATATGTTTTTTATGGATGTTTTATATTTTTTATTTATTAATATTTTTTTATCTGTTTGAAATCTAATACTTACTAAATCATTTATTTTAGGTTTTGGTATTTTTGTTCCATGTTGGTTTGTCATGATTACTCCCAGTTCCTGGGGAAGTTGTATTGGAATTTTATAATCATACCAAAATAATATTTTGTTTTTTATGGGATTATTAATAGGGATTTTAAAAATTTTATTTTTATATCGACATATTTCAAAATTTTTAAACACTACTTTATATTTTTGATATTTTTGATAATTAATAATTAAATGATTATAAATATTTTGAATTTGAAGATAAGTAGGTATTAATTTTGCATATTTTTGTATCCATCTTCGGATAATTAAAATTTGTGTTTCTTTGTGAATAATATGAAATTTTTTAATATTTAATATGTTATGACAAATTAAATATTTTGATAATGAATTATCTAAAAAATGGTTTAAAGATTTTTCTTGTATATGACAGATATGCATACTTCTATAACAATTGTTTATAAAGAATGGCCATTTTCCCTTTATTTTTTTTATAATTACATTTCTTATAAAATTTCGATCATATTGATTTTTTAAATTACTATCATCTTCAATCCAATGTAGATTATTTAATATTGCCCATGTATATAATTGACTTTTTTGATATTGTAATAATGGTCTAAAAATGATTTTATTTTTTTTTAAAATAGTAGAATATGACATACCGGATAAACCAGATAAACCACTGCCTCGTTTAAGAGATAAAAATAATGTTTCACATTGATCATCTAAATGATGTGCGGTTAATAATATTTCGTTTTTGTTCATATGTTTTTCGATGGTTTTATATCTTATTTTTCGAGCGATTGCTTGAATATTATTTTGATTAGGTATAATGATATTTTCGGTTATTAAGGGGATATTAATAGTATTACACATTTTTTTACAGTGGTTACTCCACTGTTTTGATTTAATATTTAGCTGATGATTGATATGAATAGCTCTTAAATTTAAAGATGGATATTTTTTTTGAAATTTAATGAGTTGAAATAATAATACGGTAGAATCTAATCCTCCACTATAAGATAGTAATAAAGATTGATTTTTATTAATTAATTTTATGAATTCTGTAATCAATGTAGTTATATCTCATTATTGTAATTAATATTATTAATATTATTTTTATTACATATAATTATTGCGTTCGAGTGGATTTGAACCACTGACTTTCACTATGTCATAGTGACACTCTAACCAACTGAGCTACGAACGCATATATTAAACAATTTTATCATCTAAGTATATTTATTATATATAATATAGAATATTATACGATTATATTTTTTTGTATACATATATATTAATTATATCAAATGATTATAAAATTTTTTATTATTTTTACTATCATATATTATATTATATAATATGTCTACTAATTTCAAAATCTATGGAAGTGATTATGTTTACTGGTATTATACAAGGAATAGCTGTTATATCGTCTATAAAAAAAAAATATAAATTTTGTACATATCAAATAAAATTTCCAAATGATTTAATATCAAATTTAAAAATTGGTGCTTCTGTATCAAACAACGGTTGTTGTTTAACTGTAACAAAAATTAAATATGAATATGTTTATTTTGATATTATGAAGGAAACATTAAGAATTACTAATTTGTCGTTATTACATGTTGGATCAAAAATTAATATTGAACGATCGTTAAAATTTGGTGATGAAATTGGTGGTCATTTATTAACTGGTCATATTATTAGTACAGCAATAATACATAATATTATTCATATAAAAGAAAATAAAAAAATTTTTTTTCAGGTCAATAATATATTTATTATGAAATATATTTTTTTAAAAGGATTTATTGCAATTGATGGAATCAGTTTAACAGTTAGTGGAATAAGTCAAAATATTTTTTATGTTTATTTTATTCCAGAAACTTTATGTAGTACTAATATTTCAAGTAGAGTTGTGGGAGATATAGTAAATATTGAAGTAGATTATTATACTCAAATAGTTGTTGATAAATTAGAAAAATTTCTATGAAAATATTTAGTATTAAATGTATATTTATATTAATGATAAATATTATTTTCAATATAGAATATTATGAAATTGACTCATATTGATTGTAAGTATATATATTTTATAATATTAGTTAGGATAAAATGTGTGTTTTATAATATGAAATATAATAAAAATTATGTTTTTATTTATTATTTTTAAGATTATATGAATAATTTAAAAATTATATAAGGTTTTAAAATTTTATGGTTAAGTTAAATCTTTTAGATGAATTACAAGTAAGAGGTTTTGTTTCAAAAATTAGTAATATTCATGATTTAGAAAAACAAATCAACCATAATATTATTACATTATATTGTGGATTTGATCCAACTTCTGATAGTTTACATGTAGGTCATCTTTTACCTTTATTATGCTTAAAGTGGTTTCAAAAATATAATCATAATATTGTTGTTTTAATAGGAGGTGCTACAGGATTAATTGGTGATCCAAGTTTTAAAGATAAAGAAAGATTAATTGAAATTTCTGACATGACAATAAAATGGAGTACAAAGATTAAAAGTCAAATATCTTGTTTATTTAAAAATTTAAATTTTATTTCTCCTATTATTGTAAATAATTATGATTGGTTTAAAAAAATAAATATTATTTCATTTTTACGCGATATTGGAAAATATTTTTCAATAAATAAAATGATGAACAGAAAGTCTGTAAAAAATAGAATTAATCGTATTGATCAAGGAATATCTTTCACAGAATTTTCTTATAATTTATTGCAATCATATGATTTTTTACAGTTATATAAAAAATACCATGTAACTTTACAAATTGGAGGTTCTGATCAATGGGGTAATATTTCTTCTGGTATTGATTTAGTACGCAGATTATGTCATATACAAGTATTTGGGCTTACTACTCCATTATTAACTCAATCAAATGGTATTAAATTTGGGAAAACAGAAAAAAATACAACCATTTGGTTAAATAGTACAAAAACTACACCTTATGCATTTTATCAATTTTGGTTAAATACTAGTGATGATAAAATTATTGATTTTTTAAAATTATTTACTTTTTTAAAGATTAAAGAGATTGATCAAATAAATAAACAAAGTAATATGAAAAATCAATTTTTTTATCCCAAATCTATTCTTGCAGATTATGTAACAAAAATGATACATGGTCAAGAAGAATTAAATTCAGCAAAAAGAATTACTAATATTTTATTTTCTGGAAATTTTCATAAATTAACAGAATATGATTTTTATCAATTAAAAAAAGATGGTATGATGTCATTAGTTTTGAATGGATATGAAGATTTACGTCAAGTTTTAGTAAATTCTAAATTATCTTCTTCTCGTACTCATGCATATCAATTAATTATTTCTCATGCTATTCGAATCAATAATAGAAAAGAAATAAATCCAAAATATTTATTTTGTTATTCAGATAAATTATTTGGAAAATTTACTTTAATTACCCGAGGGAAAAAAAATCACTTTTTATTATGTTGGTAATATTTTAGAAGTTATTCAGTATGAATTATATTAAAACTTTCACCACAACCACAAAATTCTTGGGTATTAGGATTATTAAATTGAAATTTCATATTAATTCCATCTCCTTTTAAGAAATCTATTGTTGTTCCATCAATTAAATACATATATTTTATAGGAATTTGTATCATAATTCCATCTTTTTGATAAATATAATATTTTTTATCAATATTTTCGTGTTTACAAGATATTAAAGATAAGTCATATCGGAATCCAGCACATCCAGATTTTTTAATGTTAATTTGAATAGATTGAGTGTTATTATTTTTTTTTATTAAATATTTAATTTGTTTTTTTGCATCATTTGTTACAGTAATTCCTTTCCATATTTTTTTTATATTCATAATATTTATGTAATGTTAGAGTTTAAATTTTTATATGATAAATTTTAAGATTTTATTTATATCTATAGTTAATAAAATTTTTAATATTTTAATATTATATTATTAATTTAATAAAATTTTAATTTTTATTTATATTTGGTTTTGCATTTTTATAAATTCACAATATTTATTGAATTTATTGTTTTATATATTTTCGTAATATTAATATAATATTTTATTATTGCGATGAAAGTATATAAGTTTTTATTTATATCATTATTTACACATGAATTAGATGATATATTTAAAAATAATTTATTATTTTTTATTATGCATACTTTAGTAATTTTAAATTTTTATTAGTTAATTTATCTTATCAAATTACTACTATATTATAATTATAAAGAAAATTAATTAATTTTAGAGAAAATAATGAAAAAAACAGATGAACTGCGTACGATACGTATTGATCCATTAATTACTCCTAATGATTTAGCAAAATGTCATTCTCTTACTTCAGAAATTATGGATAATATTATTATTGCTCGTAAAAATATTTCTAATATTATGACAGGAAAAGATAAACGTTTGTTAGTCATTATAGGACCATGTTCAGTACATGATCCAGAAGCAGCTGTAGAATATGCTCAGAAACTTAATATAGTACGTAAAAAATATTATTCTAAACTAGAAATTGTTATGCGTACATATTTTGAAAAACCTAGAACTGTAGTAGGTTGGAAAGGATTAATTTCTGATCCAGATATTAATAACAGTTTTCGAGTTAATCATGGATTATCAGTAGCTCGTAAATTATTATTAGATATTAATCGGTTAGGTATTCCTGCAGCTACAGAATTTTTAGATATTGTAGTTGGTCAATTTATTGCTGATCTAATTAGTTGGGGTGCAATTGGAGCTCGTACTACAGAAAGTCAGATTCATCGTGAAATGGCTTCTGCATTATCATGTCCAGTAGGATTTAAGAATGGAACTGATGGAAATATTAGTATTGCAATAGATGCAATTCGAGCAGCTCAGGTTCGTCATTTATTTTTAGCTCCAGATAAAGATGGAAAAATGACTATTAATCATACTAGTGGAAATCCATTTGGACATATTATTATGCGTGGAGGAAAATATCCTAATTATCATTCTAATGATATTCAATTAGCGGTATCAAATTTAAGAAAATTTAATTTACCAGAATATTTGATGATTGATTTTAGTCATGGTAATTGTTTTAAACAACATCAATTACAATGTAATGTTGCAGATGCAGTATGTAAACAAATTATGGATGGTTCAATGAATATTGCTGGTGTAATGATTGAAAGTTTTTTAGAAGAAGGATCACAAAAAGTAGTCAATAAAGATAAATTATTATATGGTCAATCTATTACAGATCCATGTTTAGGGTGGGATGATAGTGTTTTAATTTTATCTCAATTAGCAAAATCTATTGATAGTCGTTTTTAATATTTATACCAGTCGAGAATGACTGGTATTGTATATAATTACTATGTATTTTATATATTTATAAAAATTAGTTTATTAATATTTTATTATAATAAATAAATTTATGTTTATTTATTTTTTTTGTGTATAATATAATTCAATATTGCACAACATGTTTTATATAAGGATACGGAATGCTTGTTATTACGTTACTTAATGGGATGAACCGAGTATATACAGAAAATACTGTTTCATTACTAAAAGTAGCAGAAGATATTAAAAAGGGATTAGGAAAAATTTCCGTTGGTGCAATTGTTAATAAAAATTTTGTACATATTAATACTATTATTAATAAAAATTCGAATGTATGCATTTTAACAATGAAAGATAAACAATCTATTAGTTTTATTCAACGTTCTTGTATACAATTATTATCATATGCTTGCAAAAAAAAATGGCCATATGCTAAAATAGGTATAGGTAATATTTTTAAAGAAGGATTTTATTGTGATATTGATATAAATGATACGGTTAATAAAAAGGATATTTTAGATTTAGAAGTATTGATGAAGAAATTAATTAATAAAAAATATTTTATTACTTATTATAGTATGTTAAAAAAAGATTTAAAAGTTATTTTCAAAAAACAGGGTGAAATCTATAAATTAGAATATATTAAAAAATATTTTCATGATCATGATATGATTGATGTGTATTATCATGAAAAATATTTAGATATTAGTTTAGGGGCTCAATCATCTAATATAAAATTTTGTACAAATTTTAAATTACAAAATTGTTCTGGAGCTTATTGGGAAGGTAGTAAGTTTAATAATATGTTACAACGTATTTATGGAACAGTTTGGTTAAATAATAATCAGTTATTACAATATTTAAATAATTTAGAGGCGATAAAAAATAAAGATCATAGATTAATTAATAAAAAAATGAAATTATATCATATTCAAGAAGAAGCTTCAGGGATGATATTTTGGCATAATAATGGATTAATTATTTTTCAAGAATTAAAGAATTTTATTCGTTGTAAATTACGCGAAGCAAAATATGAAGAAGTTAAAACACCTATTATGATGCATAAATCTATGTGGGAAATTAGTGGTCATGTTGAAAACTTTAAAGATTCTATATTTTCTACTATGTCTGAATATCAAGAATATTTTATTAAACCCATGAATTGTCCTGCTCATATACAAATTTTTAATTGTGATTTAAAATCATATCGAGATCTTCCGGTACGTATGTCAGAATTTGGTATATGTCACCGTAATGAATCTTCAGGTTCTCTACATGGTTTAATGAGATTACGTAACTTTACTCAAGATGATGCTCATATATTTTGTACAGAAAATCAAGTACAAATTGAAATTATAAATTGTATTAAAATGATTTTTGATGTTTATAAAGTATTTAATTTTAAAAAAATACATATTAATCTTTCAACTAGACCAAAAAAAAGAATTGGTAATGATAAAATTTGGGATAAATCAGAACAAGATTTAAAGAATGCTTTATTGATAAGTAATCTTAATTTTCAAATACAAAACGGTGAAGGAGCATTTTATGGTCCTAAAATTGAATTTATTTTAGAAGATAGTTTAAGTAGATTATGGCAGTGTGGTACAATACAACTTGATTTTTATTTACCAAAAAGATTTTCTTCTTTTTATATAGATCATAATAATAATAGAAAAACTCCTGTTATGATACATAGAGCAATATTAGGATCTATAGAAAGATTTATTGGTATTTTATTAGAAGAATATTCAGGTTTTTTACCTACTTGGTTATCACCTGTACAAGTTGTAGTAATCAATGTAAATATGAATCATAATGAATATGTTATTAAAATTATGAAAAAACTTTTTAATTTAGGTATTCGTGTAAAATATGATATAAAAAATGAAAAAATTAATTTTAAAATTCGTAAATATACTATTGAACGAATTCCTTATATATTAATTTGTGGTGATCAAGAAATTAAATTAAATAAAATTAGTATTCGTAATAGATCAAATAAAACTATTAAATTAATAGATATAGATATTTTTATAAAAAAATTACAATTTGAAATTCAAAATTGTAACTTTTATCAAATGGAGGAATAAAGTATTAAAATTGGAAATCGTATTCAATTAATCAAACCTAATCGAATTAATGATGAAATAAAAGCACGACAAGTTAGATTAATTGGAATTAATAATGAATCAATTGGTATTATGAATTTAAAAAAAGCGTTACAATACGCTGAATATGAAAGAGTTGATTTAGTCGAAATTAGTCCTAATGCAACACCTCCAGTGTGTCGAATTATGAATTATGGTAAATTTTTATATGAAAAGAATAAAAATTTAAAAGAACAAAGAAAAAAACAAAAAATTGTTCAAATAAAAGAAATTAAATTCAGACCTAGTACGGAAGAAGGTGATTACCAAGTAAAATTACGTAATTTAATTAAATTTTTAGAACAAGGGAATAAAGTAAAAATTACATTACGATTTAGAGGACGAGAAATGGCTCATCAAGATCTTGGCATTCAAGTATTACAAAGAGTTCAAAAAGATTTAATGAAATTTTCTGTTTTAGAATCATTTCCTACAAGAGTAGAAGGTCGACAAATGATTATGGTATTAAATCCTAAAAAAAAATAGTTTTATTATTTTTTAATTACTTAAATTCAGGTATCATAAATTATGCCTAAAATGAAAACATTAAAAAGTGCTTCTAAAAGATTTAAAAGCATTTCATCTGGTCAATTTAAACGTAAACAATCTAATTTACGTCATATTTTAACAAAAAAAACATCTCATCGAAAAAGACATCTTCGTGTTAAAGTAATTGTTTCAAAAAAAGATCGAATGCATGTTCAATCTTTTTTTCCTTATTTTAATTAATATTTTAAATTAAAATAATTTATTATTTTGTAAATAGGAGATTCAATGGTTCGTGTAAAACGAGGTGTAACTGCTCATGCTCGTCATAAAAAAGTTTTAAAACAAGCAAAAGGATATTACGGTGCTAGATCTCGTGTGTATAGAGTTGCTTGTCAAGCAGTTATTAAAGCTGGTCAATATGCGTATCGTGATAGACGGCAAAAGAAAAGACAATTTCGAAGATTATGGATTGCTCGGATTAATGCAGCAACTCGACAAAATCGTATATCATATAGTAATTTTATATATGGATTAAAGAAATTAAACATTATTATAAATCGTAAATCTTTATCTAATCTTGCGTTTTGTGATCAAAATACATTTAATTTATTAGTCAAAAAATCTCAAGATATTTTACAGCAAACTTATTAATTTATTTTTATATTATAATATAGTCAAATTTTAGTATGAGCTTCCTTTATTTGGAAGCTTTTATATCATTAATATGTAATTTAATAATTAATTAAAATGAAAAAAAAAACTATTAATAAAAATAAATTTATTCAAATTTTTAAAAAAGCTATTGATATAATTGAAAATATAAATGATTTAGAAGCATTAAGAGTTCAATATCTAGGTAAAAAAGGACATATTCAATTAGAAATTAATAAATTAAAAGGTATATCTTCTGAAAATCGTAAAGATTTTGGGAAATTAATTAATGATATAAAAAAATATATTCAGAAAGAAATTAAAATTAAAAAATTATATTTAGAAGATTTAAAAATACAAAATAAAATATTTTTAGAACAAATTGATATTTCTCTTCCAGGAAGAAGAGAAGATATTGGATCTATGCATCCCATTACTCAAAATATTTATTATATAGAATCTTTTTTTTATAAATTAGGATTTGATATTATTCATGGAGGATTAGAAATAGAGGATGAATTTCATAATTTTGAAGCTTTAAATATACCAAAATATCATCCTGCTCGTAACTTTCAAGATACTTTTTGGTTTGATTCTGTAAGATTATTGAGAACTCAAACATCAAATATGCAAATTCATATTATCAAAAAAAAAAAATTACCTATTAAAATTATTGTTCCAGGAAAAGTATATCGTAAAGATTGTGATCAAACACATAGTCCAATTTTTCATCAAATAGAAGGTTTAGTAATTGATAAAAATATTAATTTTTCTCATTTAAAATGGATTATCAATCATTTTTTAAATGATTTTTTTAATAAAAATGTGAAAATAAGATTTCGATCATCTTATTTTCCTTTTACTACTTTATCTTCTGAAGTTGATATTATGCAAAATAATAATTCATGGTTAGAAATCTTAGGTTGTGGTATGGTTCATCCAAACGTGCTAGAAAGATTTAATATTGATTCTAATATATATTCTGGATTAGCATTTGGAATTGGAATTGAAAGAATTATTATGTTATATTATGGTGTACAAGATTTACGTTTATTTTTAAAAAACGATTTAAAATTTCTTAAACAATTTAAAAGAAGTAGGTATTATTAATGAGATTTAGTGAAAAATGGATATGT from Buchnera aphidicola (Phyllaphis fagi) includes:
- the metG gene encoding methionine--tRNA ligase yields the protein MKKKILVTCALPYANGSMHIGHMLEHIQADIWVRYQKMIGNEVWFICADDAHGTAIMMKSREMSISPEKLIYSIFKEHKFDLKSFNILYDHYSSTHNYENKYFVKKIYYTLKVNQLIKEKIIFQLYDTKEKIFLPDRFVTGSCPICYSSDQYGDNCETCGAIYKAIELINPISNISYTQPIVCSSLHLFFDLNMFKKKLNTWINSGVLQKPVFNKTQEWFNIGLKKWNISRDTPYFGFKIPDMPEKYFYVWLDAPVCYISTFKELCNKNKYLNFYEFWNIDSQVKLYHFIGKDIIYFHTLFWPAILESINFRKPTRIFVHGHVTLNGKKLSKSRGSLISVKKWIKYLDSDSLRYYYASKLSSKIEDIEINLEEFTNRINSDIVNKIVNLASRSASFLNNYFSNILSFELDNKKLYHTFIHATQLISYFFRKREFHLAIRKIIELSNIANQYINDQKPWTISITKNYIKLHNICSMGINLFRIIMICMKPIVPDLAKRTELFLMTRLSWNNINKPLLNHNINLFYPLYKRIDLNFIKKNF
- the tilS gene encoding tRNA lysidine(34) synthetase TilS, whose translation is MITEFIKLINKNQSLLLSYSGGLDSTVLLFQLIKFQKKYPSLNLRAIHINHQLNIKSKQWSNHCKKMCNTINIPLITENIIIPNQNNIQAIARKIRYKTIEKHMNKNEILLTAHHLDDQCETLFLSLKRGSGLSGLSGMSYSTILKKNKIIFRPLLQYQKSQLYTWAILNNLHWIEDDSNLKNQYDRNFIRNVIIKKIKGKWPFFINNCYRSMHICHIQEKSLNHFLDNSLSKYLICHNILNIKKFHIIHKETQILIIRRWIQKYAKLIPTYLQIQNIYNHLIINYQKYQKYKVVFKNFEICRYKNKIFKIPINNPIKNKILFWYDYKIPIQLPQELGVIMTNQHGTKIPKPKINDLVSIRFQTDKKILINKKYKTSIKNIWQHFKVPPWNRNRIPCLFYNNKLIYIIGIILIYNPKNNNTNYWNISWVNNFKNYN
- a CDS encoding riboflavin synthase subunit alpha, with the protein product MFTGIIQGIAVISSIKKKYKFCTYQIKFPNDLISNLKIGASVSNNGCCLTVTKIKYEYVYFDIMKETLRITNLSLLHVGSKINIERSLKFGDEIGGHLLTGHIISTAIIHNIIHIKENKKIFFQVNNIFIMKYIFLKGFIAIDGISLTVSGISQNIFYVYFIPETLCSTNISSRVVGDIVNIEVDYYTQIVVDKLEKFL
- the tyrS gene encoding tyrosine--tRNA ligase, producing MVKLNLLDELQVRGFVSKISNIHDLEKQINHNIITLYCGFDPTSDSLHVGHLLPLLCLKWFQKYNHNIVVLIGGATGLIGDPSFKDKERLIEISDMTIKWSTKIKSQISCLFKNLNFISPIIVNNYDWFKKINIISFLRDIGKYFSINKMMNRKSVKNRINRIDQGISFTEFSYNLLQSYDFLQLYKKYHVTLQIGGSDQWGNISSGIDLVRRLCHIQVFGLTTPLLTQSNGIKFGKTEKNTTIWLNSTKTTPYAFYQFWLNTSDDKIIDFLKLFTFLKIKEIDQINKQSNMKNQFFYPKSILADYVTKMIHGQEELNSAKRITNILFSGNFHKLTEYDFYQLKKDGMMSLVLNGYEDLRQVLVNSKLSSSRTHAYQLIISHAIRINNRKEINPKYLFCYSDKLFGKFTLITRGKKNHFLLCW
- a CDS encoding iron-sulfur cluster assembly accessory protein — its product is MNIKKIWKGITVTNDAKKQIKYLIKKNNNTQSIQINIKKSGCAGFRYDLSLISCKHENIDKKYYIYQKDGIMIQIPIKYMYLIDGTTIDFLKGDGINMKFQFNNPNTQEFCGCGESFNIIHTE
- a CDS encoding 3-deoxy-7-phosphoheptulonate synthase gives rise to the protein MKKTDELRTIRIDPLITPNDLAKCHSLTSEIMDNIIIARKNISNIMTGKDKRLLVIIGPCSVHDPEAAVEYAQKLNIVRKKYYSKLEIVMRTYFEKPRTVVGWKGLISDPDINNSFRVNHGLSVARKLLLDINRLGIPAATEFLDIVVGQFIADLISWGAIGARTTESQIHREMASALSCPVGFKNGTDGNISIAIDAIRAAQVRHLFLAPDKDGKMTINHTSGNPFGHIIMRGGKYPNYHSNDIQLAVSNLRKFNLPEYLMIDFSHGNCFKQHQLQCNVADAVCKQIMDGSMNIAGVMIESFLEEGSQKVVNKDKLLYGQSITDPCLGWDDSVLILSQLAKSIDSRF
- the thrS gene encoding threonine--tRNA ligase, whose amino-acid sequence is MLVITLLNGMNRVYTENTVSLLKVAEDIKKGLGKISVGAIVNKNFVHINTIINKNSNVCILTMKDKQSISFIQRSCIQLLSYACKKKWPYAKIGIGNIFKEGFYCDIDINDTVNKKDILDLEVLMKKLINKKYFITYYSMLKKDLKVIFKKQGEIYKLEYIKKYFHDHDMIDVYYHEKYLDISLGAQSSNIKFCTNFKLQNCSGAYWEGSKFNNMLQRIYGTVWLNNNQLLQYLNNLEAIKNKDHRLINKKMKLYHIQEEASGMIFWHNNGLIIFQELKNFIRCKLREAKYEEVKTPIMMHKSMWEISGHVENFKDSIFSTMSEYQEYFIKPMNCPAHIQIFNCDLKSYRDLPVRMSEFGICHRNESSGSLHGLMRLRNFTQDDAHIFCTENQVQIEIINCIKMIFDVYKVFNFKKIHINLSTRPKKRIGNDKIWDKSEQDLKNALLISNLNFQIQNGEGAFYGPKIEFILEDSLSRLWQCGTIQLDFYLPKRFSSFYIDHNNNRKTPVMIHRAILGSIERFIGILLEEYSGFLPTWLSPVQVVVINVNMNHNEYVIKIMKKLFNLGIRVKYDIKNEKINFKIRKYTIERIPYILICGDQEIKLNKISIRNRSNKTIKLIDIDIFIKKLQFEIQNCNFYQMEE
- the infC gene encoding translation initiation factor IF-3; translation: MKIGNRIQLIKPNRINDEIKARQVRLIGINNESIGIMNLKKALQYAEYERVDLVEISPNATPPVCRIMNYGKFLYEKNKNLKEQRKKQKIVQIKEIKFRPSTEEGDYQVKLRNLIKFLEQGNKVKITLRFRGREMAHQDLGIQVLQRVQKDLMKFSVLESFPTRVEGRQMIMVLNPKKK
- the rpmI gene encoding 50S ribosomal protein L35; its protein translation is MPKMKTLKSASKRFKSISSGQFKRKQSNLRHILTKKTSHRKRHLRVKVIVSKKDRMHVQSFFPYFN